The sequence TCAAATGGTATAGATATTGACATATTCAAACTAAACTACTCTTAGACCTACACCCTCCAAGCTTAGCAAAGTCTTAGGGAATGATTAGATTTCTAAAAGGATTTAAGTATTATGATAATGACTAAATCGTTCCCAAATATAAAATAcaagaattaaattgatattCATTGAAGTGGAAGattttagagttaaaaaaatCGTATCAGATACCCTAGACATATAAACTCAACTTTGCATCCTAAATGTAGACATACAGACCAAATAAATCTGCACCCTAAACACAAATGTATGAACTCCAGACATCATATTTTAACTCAACGTCCCAAATAGTCCTTATATTGTTGCAAGATGCAAGTTAAAACCAAAATTCCACCTTTGGTTGAATCAACGGGAAACAGtaacttttcaaatgaaaatgaacaattaggttaaaaatcacttttagtttctaaactttcaaagaagtaacaatttagttcatgaaatttggtttgtaacaatttaactCTTATACTTACCAATTTATTCCTTAAACCTTATTATATAACGatttagtctttgaactttaaaatttgtaacagtTTAGTCCTTATTGTAGTAATTAATATTAAGatttattgagttttcttgtataaataaatctataaactaattagagattcaatatttttataaaatccaaattctacatcataaaataataaaagtgacatctaattttaatgatttttttttacgttagggattaaattgttataaatttgaaaataaaataactaaattattacaaaactaAAAGTATAGGGATTAAATCAACTGGTTACTttcgggaaaaaaaaaatgtcttttaacctaaacaattattttcaaaagaaaataaacaaaaagaaggagaaaagaaaaaaaaaaagaaaaagaaggcttTTTCCGGTGAGAAAAATCCAGTAATCAAAGTGTCTGCTGCAACTAAACTACTACCTTTTTGCTTCAAATCGCCATTGTCGGGAGCAGAAGGAAAAATGTAATGAATATCAATGGAGCTCAAGATTGTTTAACTAGGGTTCAAGACGAGACGGTCGCTAACAGAAGCTTTCTCAAAGCTAAATTCTGCTTCCCACTCCAGTTCCTTCAACCAAGGTTGGTAAAGTAAGATTAACTTCAACTTAATcgcttttctctccaacttctAGCCAAATTCTTGTAGATATACTCTATACTTACAAACAAGAAATGGGCTTGTAgtggtttcttttctttttgcaagATTGTGATGATTATAGTTTTTCCCTAATTGTGCAGAGCTTGATTTCTTAGGTTGTGAAGTTCATTAGTTAACATGCTGAGTTTTCAACATTTGTGTTCTCATTGAATTTCCTGTTATGGAGTATCTGTTACCTCTCTGCAAGCTATGTCATATTGAAACACGAAGATGGTTATTTTTGGTGGGAGTAGTGGCTTTTACTTATGTCATATTTCAATCTCTTTTACTTCCCTATGGGGATGCTCTTCGGTCTTTACTTCCTGAGGATGGTATTCAGAAATATGATCAGTATAACATCTACATGGGGAGTACTTCAGCCAAATTAACAACGGTTCGGAACCCTCTTACGGTTCTGGATTTGGCTAATGTTTCAACAACTCCCATTGGGAACACTGATAATTTTATACTTGAGAGAGGATTTCAACGTGATAGCACGCTGAATGGCAAAGGGAAGTATGTAAAAGAGAAGGGAAGCTCTAGAGATGGTTATGAATTGTCTCTTAATGGAAATCATGATATTGGTTTTGAATCTGGAAATAATGTTGATACAAATGGTAATTTGGAATCATATGGCACTAAGAATCGTGTAAATAATTCTATTCTTCACGTAGATGGGGAAACAAGTTTTGAATTCCCCTTGGAGCAGCAGGTTGTGAAACCAAGTGATACTATCACTTCAGAGAATGAGTTAGAAGAGTTTGGTCAAATGGATTCGGATTTTGGTGAGCTAGAAGAATTTAAAACCTCATCATTAGAAAAGCCTGAGGATGCAGATGTGGCTTTCAATTCTTCAACCTTCATGCTACAAATCTCAACTTCACCAGTTAACACATCTCATTCACAGCACTTGATATCAAATATAAGCTCATCAGTCTCAGAAACTAATTCTAAAAGCGTAGGtaaaagaaagaagatgaagagtgAAATGCCACCAAAGAGCGTAACTTCACTTGAAGAGATGAACCGTATTTTATTGCGTCATCGCAGATCATCACGTGCAATGGTAGGATGTTTGAGTTTGTTTTAAGTTATTGGTTTGATGATCATATATTATGCTCGGTTTTAACCTCATTCTGTTTTATGTAGAGACCTAGGAGATCTTCTTTACGTGATCAGGAAATTTTTTCTGCCAGGTCCCAGATTGAGCAAGCTTCTGCCATAAATGACCCCGAACTATATACACCTTTGTTTCGTAATGTTTCCATGTTTAAAAGGTAAAGCCAACAGTAGTATTCTATTGCATCATTCACATTGTTAAAATGACATTTCCATGGACAACCATGGTCTATCAGTTTGGtattaaagaaaataagttGGAAAATGCAATCCTGCGGGATTTTCTCTATCCGCATATCACCctgttatgttttaaaaatgacttttgaaggatgcttttattttattttattttttatctttttttttggCCTCGTAGTATCTTATCTCCAATCAAATTGTGCCATTAGCTTTGGTGGAATCTCTACATGTGGCACACATGCCACAAGCCTCTTTGTTAGTTTTGTTCAACATAACAGCCAAATTTAATCATGGCTTAAATGAGGCacataaaaaaccaaaaaaatcctcaaaactGTTTTTGATGTTTGTATATTTTGCAATCCACTTAGTATACTTATGTCTTTTAGAAGTTATTTTCATGCTCTCAGACACTGCCGTTCTTTCCATTCATGATAAGTAACACGAACAATGCTGCCATGttcataatattaatataaaaagaTAAGTGTTAGGATGAACAGAATAATTATTTAAGAAATAAAGTACACAGTGGCATATTCCCTacaaaatctaaatattttgtATCATATCTAAAATTTAAGTGGAATACATTTTGAGTCTGCTGAGAAATAGTGCATACAATAGGTTTACTGTGCTGATTTATTGCTTCATGAGCTACCTGATCATATGCACTCaagtttttcctttattttaaaatttaaatagaatGTCAATCACGCATTATTTGTCCAATTCAAACCTTTTCCCTGTGATTTCAGGAGTTATGAACTCATGGAGCGCACACTCAAAATATATGTCTATAGGGATGGAAAGAAGCCCATCTTTCATCAACCAATACTAAAGGGGTTATATGCCTCAGAAGGATGGTTTATGAAACTGATGGAGGGAAACAAGCGTTTTGTTGTAAAGGATCCTCGAAAGGCTCACCTGTTTTATATGCCATTTAGTTCTCGGATGTTGGAGTACACACTCTACGTGCGTAATTCTCATAATAGGACAAATTTACGTCAATTTTTGAAGGAATACGCAGAACATATTGCAGCCAAATATCCATACTGGAATAGAACTGGTGGAGCAGATCATTTTCTTGTTGGATGCCATGATTGGGTACATTCCATGAAACTCTCGACTTTTCACTTATTTTGTTCTATCAACAAGTTCTTATCAAATTTGGACTAATTTACATAACTGCTTGTAAGTTTTAGAAAAACAAGTGAGTAGAATGACCTAACATTCACATATGAATTCACTTAGTCCCTCCAGTAGCATACTTATGATGCAATTGCTCGTCATTTGAATTATGGTCAAGTGGAACATCACGTTGTGCTGGATTTTTCATGACTTATTTCAACCCAGTCAGAATGTTCCTTCTAATCATATAGATCATATGAAGTGCCTGTGGTGGCACGCAAGATTAACAATACACTAGAGTTAACATAATGTTTTGGACTCTTATAGGCTCCTTATGAAACAAGGCACCACATGGAGCACTGCATAAAAGCACTTTGCAATGCTGATGTAACAGTTGGCTTCAAAATTGGAAGAGATGTGTCTCTTCCAGAAACTTATGTACGATCCATGAGGAATCCTCTTAGAGATCTTGGAGGAAAACCTGCTTCAC comes from Benincasa hispida cultivar B227 chromosome 2, ASM972705v1, whole genome shotgun sequence and encodes:
- the LOC120071137 gene encoding probable glycosyltransferase At5g03795, whose product is MEYLLPLCKLCHIETRRWLFLVGVVAFTYVIFQSLLLPYGDALRSLLPEDGIQKYDQYNIYMGSTSAKLTTVRNPLTVLDLANVSTTPIGNTDNFILERGFQRDSTLNGKGKYVKEKGSSRDGYELSLNGNHDIGFESGNNVDTNGNLESYGTKNRVNNSILHVDGETSFEFPLEQQVVKPSDTITSENELEEFGQMDSDFGELEEFKTSSLEKPEDADVAFNSSTFMLQISTSPVNTSHSQHLISNISSSVSETNSKSVGKRKKMKSEMPPKSVTSLEEMNRILLRHRRSSRAMRPRRSSLRDQEIFSARSQIEQASAINDPELYTPLFRNVSMFKRSYELMERTLKIYVYRDGKKPIFHQPILKGLYASEGWFMKLMEGNKRFVVKDPRKAHLFYMPFSSRMLEYTLYVRNSHNRTNLRQFLKEYAEHIAAKYPYWNRTGGADHFLVGCHDWAPYETRHHMEHCIKALCNADVTVGFKIGRDVSLPETYVRSMRNPLRDLGGKPASQRHILAFYAGNMHGYVRPILLKYWKDKNPDMKIFGPMPPGVASKMNYIQHMKSSKYCICPKGYEVNSPRVVEAIFYECVPVIISDNFVPPFFEVLDWEAFSVIVAEKDIPNLQDILLSIPKDRYLEMQLRVRKVQKHFLWHAKPLKYDLFHMTLHSIWYNRVFQIKLR